The Aphelocoma coerulescens isolate FSJ_1873_10779 chromosome 15, UR_Acoe_1.0, whole genome shotgun sequence genome segment TCAGATAGAAACACTGCAGCCTTTggtctttaaaaacaaaaccagcttccTTTACTcctgttttttattttagttctaCTGGACATAAAAACTGTGACAGTACCGAGTCACATAATAGGCGCAAAACACTTGTTTTATACCCAGTTCTCAAGCTGGCCCTAAAACTGGCTTATGTTGTATGTATCTGGTTATTTGTAGAAGAATGTCCATTAGGGGAAGCAATGTTCCCCTAAGTGAGTGTTTTGAGATGGAAGGAGACTTATGGAGATGCATGTTTGTGCCTGGCAAGCGTTGTAAAATAGAAAGACgttcctttctttcctgttttcttctttacaagctGGACAATAAGAGCAGGAAAGGATTTTTGGTGCCCAGCAGTCTAGAACTGTTttaggagcagctgctgcactgcagaATTGAAGCTGGGCgttatctcctcctcctctccgcCCCACTCCTCCTCTCCgccccacccctcctcccagccTTGCATTCAGGCTGGCACTGAGATGAGTTGTGCAGGGCCAGCTGGCTGCTCCTCTCACTAGTGCATcactgcccagcagcctgggacaaACTGCAGGGTGCTTTTTGgggagttgggttccaatggcCACTCGGACTAGCAAGAAGCAAGGACTGCTCATATGGACAGCTCATTTTTATCATGTGCAGAGTCGGCTTTGTAGTGGGATGTTGAAATGTGACACAATGCCTGTTTGTTTGCAATAGCTGCAACCCTCCTAGCAGAGATTCAAGTGGGAAACAGAGAGGGAATCCAGAGACAAACCAGCGGGGGATTTAGGAACTGTGACGCCGTGTCCTCTCTCCTGTGCCGGAGCAAGCAAAGGAAAGAGAGGTACAGGAAAAAAGACTGAGCCTTGCAACAGCCTTCACCCTGACGATGTGTCAGTCAAACACCCTGCAGGGACCAGAGCTCCACACAGGGAAATGGTGAGATGCTATAAAGCTTTATCTAACCCTCCACCCTCTTGCTACAACCTCCACAAAGTTAAAATTCATGTCCGGAGGCTGCGTTCAGGGaacggcggcagcagcagctgtgccgGGGACAAGCACCCACAGCTGGAGAGTCCCGGTCTGGCTGGCTCTGCCGGTGGGACACCAAGTAGGAGAACTCATTTCAGGTACTGTTCAgtattttctgctttgcagGAACGGTCACTGACGCgggagggaggctgggagggtTTCTGGGCAGAAGGAGCGGGAGccatctgcaaagcttttgtttgCCCTAATTATTATAAAGCTCCTTATACATTGCTTTGGGAGACAAGGGCATGCTGTTCCATGACAAGGGGAATGGGGAAGCTTTCAttcttttcccttctactcTCTATCACTAGAAGAATGGAAAAATTAGTTGAGGGGCCACTCTGAAACCAGGCCAAGGCAGTGAGAAGCCCGAGGGCTCCAGAGcaatgcagctctgcagggattGGTCCAGGAGCGACTGCAGTGAAGggggggagagcagcaggagggggagAATGGGACCCAACCCGGCTGCTGGCCCGCCAGCCTTGCAAGCTGCTAGGTGGTAAGGATGGGAGGGAGAATGTGATGTGCCCCTTCCTATTCCCATGTTGAGTCAGTCCCACCTCCTGCTGAGAAGCCAGCATTAACTCTGCTGAGACAGGACTTCTGCTCaaggttctttttccctgttgcATTGTGATGCACAGATTATTCtctgtttatttattaattcttcATGGGAAAGAAGTTGTGttcactgcagaaaaaaaaaatctctgagcCAAAAGGCACCATCTTGCATCCCAAAGTGGTGACAGTTGTACCTGTCTGCCTGATATTCTAATTCTGATCCAACTTTTGGAAAGAATGAGTTggaaagaaattttctttttaaattctcaGCTTCTTTCCATCTTGGAAAGACATATGCAGTATTTTGTAGTTCCTCCTTCATGTCACAGAATGAGACAGCAAGAAAGCAAGCTGTTGGGAGCAGCCAGACTTTGCCACTTGAGTTTGTGTGTGCACATCGCTGTGTCCTGGCTGCCAGAGAACAGTCTCCTAGCCAGGAGTTCAGTCAGTCATTTGAATAGTTTGTCCTCAGGTAGGCAGATTTCCAATTGATAATGGGACCTTGGAAATGCCAGTGGTTTTTTCATGAATAGAAACCAAAGAATAAATGGGCACCTGAAGGGTTTTGCATCCAGACCTCCTGCAAGGCTCTGAACTGAGGCCCTTGATGTCTGTCCTCTGCTAAGAAGCTGAGTGGCTTTTCCCTCTGAGAGTTAGAAGGTCAACTTCTCCTCATGGCCATTTGTGCAAAATGATATCCCTCTCAGTCAGCACATCCatgtaacaaaaaaaatcagagatgcAGCTGGTTATGAGACAGAGGAGTTGATTATTGGGCTATGGAGACTAGATTGTCTTGCAGTAGTAGAAACAGTGGCTTTGTCCACATGTTCCCTATTCAGAACCAGGGTATTCAGTGAAGGCTTTAAGACCTGAAACTGGTcttacctttaatttttgaggaTGTTACTCATAAAATGTGACCTGTGAAGGTAAACACCATTATTTGGACAGAGGACTTTTGTATTTTAGATAAACTGTTCTTTTTTGGGAAGGGGAGGAACTGATCAAAATAAAGGAGTAAAGACTTGTAGTATCAATGATTAAGTAATGTTTAGGAGGAATAACTCACCCCCAGCTGTCAGAAGCTGGTGGCTCTGCAGCTGAGATATCTGACCCTCTGATGCTGTGTATGTAATCTTTCAGGTTGCAATTCCCCCAGCTGGCCCTGAGGCGAAGGTTGGGCCAGCTGAGCTGTATGTCTAGGCCTGCTCTGAAACTCCGTTCTTGGCCTCTGACTATTCTCTATTACCTTCTGCCTTTCGGTGCTCTTAAACCCTTGACCAGAGTGGGATGGAGGCCCATGAGCAGGGTAAGTGTGAGCAGGTCTCTCGTGCACCATGTCTGGGAGCTGTGTGTCCTGGAGGAGCTGACAGCAGCTGGGGGGAAGAGTTGCTTCATGCAGGACAGCCTGGTGATCACTGGTGTGAAGGCAGAGGTGCAATTCATGCTTCTGTATAGTTTTTACTGTTTGTGGTTGTGTTGACTAATGCCTTCATAGACAAGTGACTTTATCAGGAGCAGAGAATTACTTTGTCCTCTAACAGTCATGGAAAATCAACACAAACTTCTGAAGGAATGCAGTCACCTCACAGTATCGGGGCTAGGACAAGGAAGACCAAACCTCTTAGCAAGTTCCTTTTCCTGGCCACATTGAAATGGTCTcttgttttttcttattttcacacTGAGAGGGTTTGTTCCTCAAGTTCATTGAGCACTTGTAGTCCAGCATGTCCAAATGATAAGCAAATCTCTGCTCTGACACTGCTGAGAGCAGGCTATGGGATGCCTTGCACATAGTAATTCTCCCCACAAATCATACAATTCCAGAATCCAACAACCAAGTAAGTATTTTGAAAACAGGAACAAAATTGCCATTCTTAAGCCTATTTCACTGAACATCTGTTCTGTTTGATCCCATCAACTTGAAAACCAGGCTCCTTTGAAGAGAAGAGGCTACTAGGAAATACCACTTTTGACAATTTGTGTGATTTTATAGTTGTATGTACATTTTCTGTGTTGGTAGAAAACAGCAAAGTTAATTTTAGAAATTAATACAGTATAGGACATGTCAAATAAAATGGCAACACATATTTTTCATCAGTACTTCAGCTTACATAACCTAAGGTACTGTTCATTTAGAAGGTTTTATCTGTTGGTACTTCCTTTCTGAAATATACCTGTATGTACACAGGATGGTGATTTGTAAGTGAATTCTTAATTTGCTGTGTTTGATATGATGGAGCCAGTGTGTGCTTCTGTTTGTGTTTATGGCTGTGTTTTGCAAGACTTCATTATGAAAGATATGATTGAGAACAAATGATAACTCTcactaagaaaaaaaccaagtttCAGCTGTGAGTTGAATGTAACTGAGCTGTACTGTTCAAAAACAAAGCACCAGTCAGCAGATCACCACTTCCTTTGCAAAACTGTTTTCAGCGTGTTCAGTTCCCTTGGTCCATattccccagctccccccagttACATCATAGCCATGTGAGCTTCCTGGCTGACAGGAAGTACCACAAACCCCAAAAGAGTTGTCTGCTGGAATTATCAACAGAAAGACGTTGTCATCTGTCCGCTTACATCAACAGCAGATACCTCTTGCCAgctttgtttcatttgttttccttgctAAAACTTGGGCTTTGGTGCAAGTCCAAAGGTGTATTTCTCCAGAAATAAAGGCACTTTATATTCTTGTGATTAGCAACTCCCATTGTTGTGAGAGGAGTAAGGCTGGTGTAAGTTTATACCTGTGTAGCTGCGTCCATGCGGGTACATTTCAATGGTACTTGCCATTAGAGCAGTACAACACACAGTACTGGGTGTGGGAAACACCCTCAGTAGTAGATGCATCTGATGAGCACGTCATCCAGTCAATTTTCATTTGGTTATTCACAAAAATTTGTACACTGGTAATATTAAACCTTTCTGATTAGCATCCTACTAGAATATGTGCagtgtctctttttttctgtaagcCTCAACTTGGGCAGTTTCCAGTAACTTCAGTGTGGCGCTTCAGCCTGCAGGGACTGGAAATTCTGACTTCACTATAAAGTTAAATTAAGTTTCATCCTGTCTCTTACTTACTCTCAACAGAATGGAGGAAATGAGGATGAAGTGCAGTGTTAATTTTTTGTTGCCTTAAAGGCTACTTGGTGTAACCCATGAATTCAAGGGATGGGTTTGCAGGAACAGTTTGATCCTTCCTGTGTTATGGGGAGAAGTAAGAAAGCCATCAGTGGGGAGAACACTGATGTGCTGCAATTCTTCCTTCAGGTTGCCCTGTACAAGTCAGTCCCAACACGGCTGCTCTCACGAGCCTGGGGTCGCCTGAACCAGGTGGAGCTGCCCACGTGGCTGCGGAAGCCTGTGTACAGCCTGTACATCTGGACCTTTGGGGTGAACATGAAGGAGGCAGCTGTGGAGGATCTGCATCACTACAGGAACCTCAGTGAGTTCTTCCGCAGGAAACTGAAACCACAAGTGCGGCCAGTCTGCTGCGTGCATAGTGTGGTGAGTGAAAGGAAGTGAGGGcttcacccagcactgccagcttccCTCAGCCCCCAGAGGAATGGCACTGCTTCATAAGGAATTAATGAACTTCTAACTGTTTCcgttttttctctttgctgtagATTAGTCCCTCTGATGGAAAGATCCTTAATTTCGGACAGGTAAAAAATTGCGAAGTGGAGCAAGTAAAAGGGGTTACGTATTCTCTGGAATCTTTTTTGGGACCTCGCATCTCCACGGAGGAAATGCATTTTAGTCAGGGTGAGTTCTGCATTTATTCTGCTCTGCCCTTTCAGTGTTCTCAGCAATCATGAGACTaagagagatggaaaaaattaacattttcttgCATTGTCAGGAACAAAAGCAGGTCTGATTTTTGGTTCATTTTATTTGGGGGTAACCATGTCGCTGTTCTAGTTCTTCTCTTTCTCACCAGTGGCTTTATACAGTCATGCCTAGCTCATTCTGATTATCTGAACTGAGTTGCTTGGTTCCTACACTTGACTCCAAGATCTGTTGCTATaccacagctgcagcacttTTGCTGTCACACTGAAACGGGCCCAAGCACTTGCTAGCAAAAACTGTGTAAGCTACTCCTCAGCAAGTGCTCAAGCACTACCCCTCTAATGACTTAGAGGACTCTTAACAAATTCTGTTCTTAAAGGGTAGCTTTAATAAAAATTCTGTTGTACTAGATTTCAGTTTCTGCTCTTTTGCTTAGGGAAGGGcaaactccagaagaaaaattttcacTATGATTAAAACAATCCAGGATCTAATTTTGTTGTAAAGGGAAAGGAACACTTGAAAATATTGGATTCCTGGATGAAACGTATGTTTTTGTAGTCTCACCAATCCACGTGGGCTGCATTTATTCCTCTGCTATTGCACTGGCTCTAACATAGACTGTCTGGCTGTAGTAGATGACTTTAGGAGGAATATATTTaaccccttcctttccctgctttCGCTGCAGCCCCACCTGGTAACTCTTTTCAGCAACAACTGGTCACAAAGGAGGGGAATGAGCTCTACCACTGTGTAATTTACCTTGCACCAGGGGATTATCACTGCTTCCATTCACCCACAGACTGGACAGTGTCACACCGACGGCATTTCCCAGGTTGGTTTCTGTTCCTAGAAAACAACTGCAGAGCAGCTATGGAGGGAAGCACTGCTATGCGCCACTGCAGAATGAGACACACCAGTGCCAAAGTTGTACAGTAATATGATGGACAAAAATGATTTGTCACAAACAGTAATGAGTTTTACAGCTGTACAGTTTATAAGAGCAAATCACATATAAATGGTGAAAACAGTAATGTTGTATTCAAACTGTTTGAGCTCTCTGAAGTACCCTTGATGCATGCTGACCTGATTTGTTCCCAAACACTGTTTATTCCGTTTGCTCTTGAAATACAGATAGTTCTGCATATCACACCAAACAGTAGCTCAAAGTATGGTCTCTGCTCATGCTTGGCAAAGAAAATGCAACTGAACAGATACACTATTGGAGCTGCTATTGGATGTTTTTGCagataacaaaaatattttattcttggTATCTAGCAAAAACCTGAGTATTTGGATTTGGTTTCAAATACCATGAGAGAGAGATTGACCTGTCACACACATCCTTCTGTGACCCTTTTGTCTTCACCACAgacttctctttcatttgctctgCCTGGCACTTGCTTCTCTTCCTACAAATAACTGACAGAGTTGTTTACTGGATCAGCTCCAGTTATACTGAAAACACCATCTGAGTGGCATTACAATATTGCTACAAACCAGACAACCTAACCTGAATATTTTCTCACTTCTTCAGGCTCTCTGATGTCTGTGAATCCTGGAGTTGCTCGCTGGATCAAGGAACTGTTCTGCCACAATGAACGGGTTGTCCTTACAGGTGACTGGAAACATGGCTTTTTCTCGTTAACAGCTGTAGGAGCAACAAATGTTGGCTCCATCCGCATCTACTTCGACCAGGTGAGCAGGATCATAGCAGGCACCTTTCTGGTGTTAATGGTTGAGGTTGGTGCAGCataacaaaatggaaaaaagaaaaaaatcttattacCCTGAAATTAGAGTATTTCACAGTACTGATATTCTAAGACTGATTTCAGCAGTGTTGTCGGCAATAtagactatttttaaaaaattcctgtAGCACCTTTGAACTGTGAGTTCCTGCGTGGAAAATGCCTGAGAATGTACAGTACACAGCTGTAGTGATGAATGAATACAGAGCACTGAAATCCCCCAGTAaatccttctcttcttccttctctgcacAGGACTTGCACACGAACAGTCCAAGTTACTCTAAAGGTTCCTACAATGACTTCAGCTTCATATCCAACAACAAGGAGGGAATCCCCATGAGGAAAGGGGAACATTTAGGGGAATTTAACTTAGGCTCTACAATCGTACTAATCTTTGAGGCACCCAAGGACTTCAAATTCAACCTCAAAGCTGGACAGAAAATCCGCTTTGGAGAAGCACTGGGCTCTTTATAGAAACTGTCTCATCAAGAAGATTTTCTATACAAAGGAACTCTTTTCACACCACTGAATGTTTCACTTACCAAGTTTGTATCACTCAGCAGGACCTGGGTGAGCAGAAAAGATGTCACTGCTGCATTAAACTTGAAAGTATTTGGTCTACATTTACCTGCTGCTGGATGTAGAAATGTAATTGAATGATCATGGATGTATCGGGTACAGCTGCCTTTAAAGATGTTGCCCATAGTGGTTTCTGGCCCACCCTGGGcctgtagtctttcatgttctcATCTGAGTGTGCCACAGGATAATTATGTTCTTAGAGCCTCTAAATCCCTTGTAAGCCTTCCTAGACAAGTGCAATGGGAAAGGGTGGAGGGTAGAGATTACCTGTATTTAAAGGGACACTGACAGGCTGAGTCAGACCCTGTACCTTGTATCTGCAGTATCTGTTTTTCAGACCTTGAGTAAAGAATATGTTcccatatttattttattctaagAAACTCTGCCCAAATTCTTAGACAAAAGCAGTCTCAGAATGCATAGAGGGCCAAACAGTGAAACTGGCTGAGGTGACTTCATTGGCCAAACAGTGAAACTGGCTGAGGTGACTTCATTgcccaaacaaagcaaaatatacAAGTCAGTCAGTACAATGCATGACACTCATCCCAAGTTTTGTACTGTTAGACAACTTTAGTTCGTCTAACATTGTCCCTTTAAAAATGGACTTTGCACTGTATTTTAAACCTGAAAACAGTGTCTACATTCCAGACAACAGAACTTGTCATGttgcaattttctttttctttttaaagacagaCAAAGCTCTGTGTCCTCTTCCTAATCCATGGTTTTATTTTGCTATTCCAGGCCTTAAAAGTTTCTGTCTTTATGAGAGACAGTTAACTTCACCTCTTGGATCAAGGAGTTAGAAGACACACGGCCTATTTTTCTTGGGTGATGTGATAGCAACTAAAATATGGTTTTACTTGCTATGTATCTTAATTGTTACTTTGTCACTAAATTCTTGAAGAATTAGTTCCTCTATTACAGGACAGCTTCAGCTACTTCAGGACCAATTTTTATTGCACAGAGTGAAATGCCTTATGCACTGactgtgtttaaaatatttatggctCTTTGAAGAAATCCCCTGTTGCTTCCCAGGTGCCAATCTGGCCCTCCCTTGACTGGCAACAATTTCATCTTactcaaaatataaataaaatgccACACGGGCTCTGACTTCTGCCCTTATACTTAATGGTAGGAATGTGCTGAAGGCTGAAAGCTTTGTGCTGAAGTTTAATCCACTGTAAAATTTTAGAGCCTCTTTGTGACTTCACATAAGAAGAGTTAAAATCTAACACCTTGGATCTACTGCATGTGGCACTGACAAAAACCACTGCCAAAGTGAAGAGAAATTGAGTTTTAAAGCAATGTGTCAATTGTTTTTTGAGAATAAACTGTTGCAAGTCCCAGCACTCAAACATTTAGAACTGATTTTGCTGTCCAGAGCTTGTTGGAGTGGACAGGCTTATGAAACCTGCCTTTGTGCTTTCTGAAAGGTTTCTCATACTACTTCCTTGCTTGAGCTACTTTTCTGCTACTTCAAGGAGATGACAGGTTTTGGACAGCTCTGACCTCCTAAAGAAACCCTTCTTTGTATGCACTGCAGAAAATAGAATATAATTTTGTTTGTACGCATGTCCAGTTTGCCAAGTCCTGTATGCTTTAGCTTGTCAGCAGGAAGGAGGGGATGATAAAACTGCTTGTAAGTGATGTAGCCCAGCCATGAGTCAGATGAGGGTAGCTGTTTGGGTGACAAGCAGGAGAAGATTCATTTGGCTCCAGGAGTCAGTGTTTCCTCGCTTTACAGAGGGAGGAGTTTGAAAGCTTGAAGTGGCTCTCAGCTACCTATCTTGTTGAACTTCTTGGCATTAGCAAGTTTCTTCCTGCAGCAGTATAGTACCAGATACAAGTCTTTTTAAACCTTTGAGAGTGAGAAAAGAGTAAGGCAGATGTCAGCCCTGAGAGGATAAAGTTATGGTGAGCTTTTTGATTAAACTTCAGTGTCATGTTAACAAGAGAAAGTAAATTTGTTCCAGTGGGTAAGAGAAAAAGACAAATTAatctcttccctcttttccactGGGGCCTATGACATCCAGACAGAGCCAAAGGAAGTTTAAGCTTTAATTTCTTCCTACTCAGCAGCATCATCCAGAGTATCTGAAGGTAACTATTAGCCTAGTGATGGAGGATGGGGTTGCTTGATGTTTGCTTTATTAGAAATCTCAGAAGGAGGAAAGGATTCAGCATGCAAGTGGCTGTTTTTATGATGGTTTTAATACTGTGCAGAGCGAGCTAATAAACCAACATTGCTTGTTATGCAGGGGCCAGCCCAGGAGTGAAAACAAAGTTCCTTGAGGGTACTGATAATGCTGTGAATTTCTCCTCCATGGAGAATCCATTTAATTCAACTGTATCAGTAGCACGGTATTTTTGTATGGCAAAGTGTATGACTTACTGACATGAACTCATTTAATTGtaaacattttgaaataaaaagtctTATCTGTGTTGCTTATCTTTGTTGCATGACAAGTAACCTAAACTAGGTATTGGAAGTGCAGCATGAGGTAGATGTAGCTCCAGTTTGGTTTTGATCAGGTAGAGTagtaataaaaaaagcaaaattattttaatttatcaaATAGAAATGCCATACATTGAACTAAGTGAATGGATACATCTCTTCCGTCATTCCCTCCTATGAAAGGGGCAAAAAGTCCTACCCCTGAGCTGGGAAGTTGGTTCAGATGTATTACAGATCCAGGGCAAGCTGGATATCTCGCAGGCGGGCAAGCAGGGTCTGCACATGATGTCTCTCGGCTAGCTGTGCTTTGGTGAGAGTATTGATCCTCACCCTCAACTGAAAGGGAAGACAAGTGCATGAGCATAAACATAAATTTGTACAGTGAGACAGTATTTAGTCTTTTCGACAGcaacagctgctccagcagcttttGTATTATCTCACTTGAGGGCCAGTAAGTGACAGATTGAGTGACGCAGGAACAGCTTGGTACTGGCTGGAATCAGAGGTACCAGTACCCACACCTGGCTGTGTGAACCTGGGGCCTGACAGCAGTGCAGATGCAGTCTGCACACAGGGAATTGTCttaaaaatggaaggaaaaatttTGAGATTCAGTCTATGAAAGCCTGATCCATAGCTTGGAAATA includes the following:
- the PISD gene encoding phosphatidylserine decarboxylase proenzyme, mitochondrial isoform X1 — protein: MAEDTEGMRLTWNSSAVPFPSACSRVGEAGGQYSHMVLYPSRSGCQEQGSLLCSCNLLVRKNLCVRAGVLWQQPPSRTFFSDRKKLHTAPVGQVFRLRPFHVLVATGGGYAGYRKYEDYKLEQLEKRGIEVPVKLASEWEVALYKSVPTRLLSRAWGRLNQVELPTWLRKPVYSLYIWTFGVNMKEAAVEDLHHYRNLSEFFRRKLKPQVRPVCCVHSVISPSDGKILNFGQVKNCEVEQVKGVTYSLESFLGPRISTEEMHFSQAPPGNSFQQQLVTKEGNELYHCVIYLAPGDYHCFHSPTDWTVSHRRHFPGSLMSVNPGVARWIKELFCHNERVVLTGDWKHGFFSLTAVGATNVGSIRIYFDQDLHTNSPSYSKGSYNDFSFISNNKEGIPMRKGEHLGEFNLGSTIVLIFEAPKDFKFNLKAGQKIRFGEALGSL
- the PISD gene encoding phosphatidylserine decarboxylase proenzyme, mitochondrial isoform X2; its protein translation is MVRCYKALSNPPPSCYNLHKVKIHVRRLRSGNGGSSSCAGDKHPQLESPGLAGSAGGTPSRRTHFRLQFPQLALRRRLGQLSCMSRPALKLRSWPLTILYYLLPFGALKPLTRVGWRPMSRVALYKSVPTRLLSRAWGRLNQVELPTWLRKPVYSLYIWTFGVNMKEAAVEDLHHYRNLSEFFRRKLKPQVRPVCCVHSVISPSDGKILNFGQVKNCEVEQVKGVTYSLESFLGPRISTEEMHFSQAPPGNSFQQQLVTKEGNELYHCVIYLAPGDYHCFHSPTDWTVSHRRHFPGSLMSVNPGVARWIKELFCHNERVVLTGDWKHGFFSLTAVGATNVGSIRIYFDQDLHTNSPSYSKGSYNDFSFISNNKEGIPMRKGEHLGEFNLGSTIVLIFEAPKDFKFNLKAGQKIRFGEALGSL
- the PISD gene encoding phosphatidylserine decarboxylase proenzyme, mitochondrial isoform X3, translated to MCQSNTLQGPELHTGKWLRSGNGGSSSCAGDKHPQLESPGLAGSAGGTPSRRTHFRLQFPQLALRRRLGQLSCMSRPALKLRSWPLTILYYLLPFGALKPLTRVGWRPMSRVALYKSVPTRLLSRAWGRLNQVELPTWLRKPVYSLYIWTFGVNMKEAAVEDLHHYRNLSEFFRRKLKPQVRPVCCVHSVISPSDGKILNFGQVKNCEVEQVKGVTYSLESFLGPRISTEEMHFSQAPPGNSFQQQLVTKEGNELYHCVIYLAPGDYHCFHSPTDWTVSHRRHFPGSLMSVNPGVARWIKELFCHNERVVLTGDWKHGFFSLTAVGATNVGSIRIYFDQDLHTNSPSYSKGSYNDFSFISNNKEGIPMRKGEHLGEFNLGSTIVLIFEAPKDFKFNLKAGQKIRFGEALGSL
- the PISD gene encoding phosphatidylserine decarboxylase proenzyme, mitochondrial isoform X5, whose amino-acid sequence is MCQSNTLQGPELHTGKWLQFPQLALRRRLGQLSCMSRPALKLRSWPLTILYYLLPFGALKPLTRVGWRPMSRVALYKSVPTRLLSRAWGRLNQVELPTWLRKPVYSLYIWTFGVNMKEAAVEDLHHYRNLSEFFRRKLKPQVRPVCCVHSVISPSDGKILNFGQVKNCEVEQVKGVTYSLESFLGPRISTEEMHFSQAPPGNSFQQQLVTKEGNELYHCVIYLAPGDYHCFHSPTDWTVSHRRHFPGSLMSVNPGVARWIKELFCHNERVVLTGDWKHGFFSLTAVGATNVGSIRIYFDQDLHTNSPSYSKGSYNDFSFISNNKEGIPMRKGEHLGEFNLGSTIVLIFEAPKDFKFNLKAGQKIRFGEALGSL
- the PISD gene encoding phosphatidylserine decarboxylase proenzyme, mitochondrial isoform X4; its protein translation is MAAAAVRSSLLCSCNLLVRKNLCVRAGVLWQQPPSRTFFSDRKKLHTAPVGQVFRLRPFHVLVATGGGYAGYRKYEDYKLEQLEKRGIEVPVKLASEWEVALYKSVPTRLLSRAWGRLNQVELPTWLRKPVYSLYIWTFGVNMKEAAVEDLHHYRNLSEFFRRKLKPQVRPVCCVHSVISPSDGKILNFGQVKNCEVEQVKGVTYSLESFLGPRISTEEMHFSQAPPGNSFQQQLVTKEGNELYHCVIYLAPGDYHCFHSPTDWTVSHRRHFPGSLMSVNPGVARWIKELFCHNERVVLTGDWKHGFFSLTAVGATNVGSIRIYFDQDLHTNSPSYSKGSYNDFSFISNNKEGIPMRKGEHLGEFNLGSTIVLIFEAPKDFKFNLKAGQKIRFGEALGSL
- the PISD gene encoding phosphatidylserine decarboxylase proenzyme, mitochondrial isoform X6, with amino-acid sequence MSRPALKLRSWPLTILYYLLPFGALKPLTRVGWRPMSRVALYKSVPTRLLSRAWGRLNQVELPTWLRKPVYSLYIWTFGVNMKEAAVEDLHHYRNLSEFFRRKLKPQVRPVCCVHSVISPSDGKILNFGQVKNCEVEQVKGVTYSLESFLGPRISTEEMHFSQAPPGNSFQQQLVTKEGNELYHCVIYLAPGDYHCFHSPTDWTVSHRRHFPGSLMSVNPGVARWIKELFCHNERVVLTGDWKHGFFSLTAVGATNVGSIRIYFDQDLHTNSPSYSKGSYNDFSFISNNKEGIPMRKGEHLGEFNLGSTIVLIFEAPKDFKFNLKAGQKIRFGEALGSL